The region CCGATGCCGGGCAGAGCCTTGCCGTTGGGCATGAATGGACCGGCGAGCGTCAAATCTCGGTTGCGATGGGCCCCGGTACCGAACCGCAAGTGCTGACCTTGACCGACCAGGATCGCCTTGTCGTGCAATGGGGCGAACGCGGGCCCTTCGAATTCATCCGTTGCTCCCCTGTCGAGGAATAGGCTCGGTCGGCGGGCCGGGGGGCGGAGCGACCATCGCCTTGTCGATCCGCTGATCATGTTTAGGAAGCTGTAGTCTGATGGAAACCAAAGCCGGCGATCCGGGCGCTTTCGCCCACTTCGACCTCAATCGCGTCGACAGCCCCGCATTCGTAGTGGATGCGGCGAAGCTACGTGCGAACCTGCAGGTGCTCGCGGAAATCCGCGACGTGGCCGACATCAAGATGCTTTCGGCGCTCAAGGCCTTCAGCATGTGGTCGGTCGCGCCGATCATCGGCGAATATCTCGACGGGGTCTGCACCTCGGGCCTGTGGGAAGCTCGGCTTGCGTCGGAATTCTATGATGGCGAGATCAGCACCTATTGCGCCGCCTACAAGCCGGACGAGCTTGAAGAAGTGTGCCGCCTGTCGGACCACGTCATCTTCAATTCTCCGCAGCAGATCGAGCGAGCGCGGCTCATCCTCGAGCAGGCGCGTCACACCTCGGGCGACTTCGACATCGGCCTGCGCCTCAACCCGCAGGTGCCGACCGGCGAGGTTCCGCGCTACGATCCGTCCTCGCCCGGCTCGCGTCTCGGTTTCCCGATCGACCAGCTGGAGCCGGAACACATGGAAGGGATCGACGGCATCCACTTCCACAATCTGTGCGAGCAGGACTTCGAGCCGCTGCATCGCACATGGGACAAGGTGTTCGACGCGATCGAGCCCTATTTCGGCCAGCTCAAATGGATCAACATGGGCGGCGGCCACCACATCACCCGCGCCGACTACCAGCGCGAGGAGCTCGTCGAGTTCCTCAAGGATGCGAAGGACGACACCGGGGCGGAAATCTATCTCGAACCGGGTGAGGCCGTGGCGCTCGACGCAGGGATTCTCGTCGGCACGATCCTCGATGCAGGCGTGAACGAGGTGCCTTTCGCGATCACGGACGTATCGGCGACATGCCACATGCCCGATGTGATCGAGGCGCCTTACCGCCCGGCAATGCTGCACGAGAATCCGCAGAGCGGTAACAGCCCGGTGCGCCTCGGCGGTCCGTCGTGCCTCGCCGGCGACGTCATCGGCGATTACCACCTGCCGGTTCCGTGCGAGCCGGGGCAGCGTATCGCGTTCCTCGATCAGGCGCATTATTCGATGGTGAAGACCAACACTTTCAACGGTGTACCGCTCCCGTCGATCTGGCTGTGGGACAGCGAAACCGACGCTTTGGAGCAGGTCAAATCCTTCGATTACGAGGATTTTCGGAACCGTCTTTCCTGAGTGCGTTGATTCCTTGAAAACCACGGCAAGGACCGCGGGTGAGACAGCGCATTTTTGATTTGCGATTCAGCGATCAGGCCCTATATGCGCGCCTCCGCTGCCGCTCCCTTGGAAAAGGGCGGGGACTCTTAACCGCAAGGCAGCCTTGTCAGAAACTAAAACCTTCTGGGGGTCCCTTGAATTGCACATCTACCCTGACGCTCGGTCTGTAGTTCGCGATCTCGCGCCGGACGAACCGGTCATCCTCAACCGCCCGCACGCCGCTGCGCGCGCCGCCCGCTTCTTCAACGAGAAGTTTCCGGGCAAGTCGCTCTATGCCGTGAAGGCGAATCCATCGCCCGAACTGCTGCAGATCCTGTGGGACAACGGCATTTCGCATTACGATGTCGCGTCGATCGCCGAAGTGCGCCTCGCGCGCGAAACGCTGCCTGATGCCACGCTGTGCTTCATGCACCCGGTCAAGACGCCGCGCGCCATTCGCGAGGCTTATCACACGCACGGTGTGAAGACCTTCAGCCTCGATACGGTCGAGGAGCTGGAGAAAATCGTCGACGCGTGCCGTGATGAAGAGGGCAATGCGGCGAAGGACCTGCGCCTGCTCGTGCGCATGCGCGTCTCGTCGGAATATTCGGAGCTTTCGCTCGCCGCCAAGTTCGGTGCGGAACTCGCCGATGCAGCCGAACTGTTGCAGACCGTGCGCCAGCATTGCGACTGGCTCGGCGTGTGTTTCCACGTCGGCAGCCAGGCGATGACGCCGTTTGCCTATGTCACCGCGCTCGACCGCGTTCGCGCTGCGATTGCCGAGGCGAGCGTCGTGATCGACGTGATCGACGTCGGCGGCGGTTTTCCGAGCATCTATCCGGGCATGGAGCCTCCGCCGCTGGAGGATTACTTCGCCATCATCGCCAAGCATTTCGAGGCGCTCCCGATCGCCTACAACGCCGAGCTGTGGTGCGAGCCCGGCCGGGCGCTGTGCGCGGAGTATTCCTCGCTCATCGTCAAGGTCGAGAAGCGCCGGGGCGAAGAACTCTACATCAACGACGGCGCCTATGGCGCGCTCTACGATGCGGCGCATGTCGGCTGGCGCTTCCCGCTGGCGGCGCTCGAGGACGACCTGCGCGATCCGGAGATGGATTTCTCCTTCTACGGGCCGACCTGCGACGATGCCGACTTCATGCAGGGACCGTTCCCGCTGCCGTCGGACATCCAGGCCGGCGACTACATCGAGATCGGCATGCTCGGCGCCTATGGCACTGCGATGAAGACCGGCTTCAACGGCTTCGGCAATGCCGAGCAGGTCCTCGTCGCCGACGACCCCATGATGAGCCTCTACGACGGCAGCCGCGTGCAACCGGAGGCAGACAATGTGGTGAGCCTTCGCTGAAGGCCCCGCATTGCGACACGAGATAACCCCGGTGGCCCGAAGCTGCCGGGGTTTTTTCTTGCGCAATCGAGGCGGCCTGCCGATGCTGCGGGGAAAGGCAGAAGAGGGCTAGCGCATGATCGAATTCTTTACCGCACCGGCACCCAACGGCTGGAAGGTTGCGATCATGCTGGAGGAATGCGGTCTCGAATACGAACCGCGCTGGGTGAACCTCGGGGCCGGGGACCAGCACACGGAAGAATTCCTCGCGATCAATCCAAACGGGCGCATACCCGCGATCACCGACCACGCGCCGGCGGATGGAGGCGGGCCGCTGACGATCTTCGAATCCGGCGCGGTGCTGCTCTATCTCGCGGAGAAGTCGGGACAGTTCCTGCCCAGGGATGTCCGCGGTATCTCCGCAGTGCGCCAGTGGCTGTTCTGGCAGGTCGGCCACCTCGGCCCGACGCTCGGGCAGCACGGGCACTTCCACCTCTATGCGCAGGAGAAGCTGCCCTACGCGATCGACCGCTTCCACCGCGAGGCACTGCGCGTCTACGGCGTGATGGACGGGCAGCTTTCGCGCGAAGAATATATCGCCGGGCCCGAATACACCGTCGCCGACATGGCGTGCTTCCCCTGGGTTCGCACCTGGAAGGCGCAGGGCATTCCGCTCGCAGACTTCCCGCATGTGAAGCGCTGGTATGATGCGCTCAAAGAGCGGGAAGGGCTGCGGCGCGGCGTCGCGCTGGGGAGCGAGTTGCAGCGCAGCGGCGAGATGGATCCCGAGACACGCAAGAACCTGTTCGGCGGGGGAGGGCAGGCGCAATGAGCGTCAAAGTCGAGTTCTTCTTCGACCTGTCGAGCCCGTGGACGCGGCTCGCTTTCGCGAACATTCGCAAGACGCTGGATGGCCTCGACTACGAGCTGGTCTGGCGTCCGTTTCTCGTCGGCGGGGTGTTCAATGCCGTAAACCCGGCCGTCTATGAAAGCCGCAAGCCGGAGAACGCTGCGCGGCTGGCGCGCAGCTTCGGCTGGCTCAAGCAATGGGCCGAGCTGGCTGGTGTCGCGATGAACTTTCCGTCCGAATACCACCCATTGAAGTCGTTCCATGCGATGCGCTTCTGCTGCGCGCTGGAGGACGACCAGCAGGCTTTGGAGGCCTTCGCGCAAGCTGCATTCGAGGCCTATTTCACCGACGCCCGCAATCTCGACGACCCGGCCGAATTGGCGGCGGTCGCGAGCGAGGCGGGCTTCGACGGGCCCGCGATTGGCGCACAGGCCGCGAGCCAGCCGATCAAGGATCGCCTGCGGTCCAACACCGACGAGGCGATCGAGCGCGGGGCATTCGGCTCCCCGACGATTTTCGTCGACGGGGAGCACATGTATTTCGGCAACGACCAGCTACCGCTCGTGCGGCAGCGAGTCGTTGGGCTCGCCTAGCGCTTGCCGAAGACGACGCCGCCGACGACGAGGTCGCTGCTGTCCGCGCGGCGCGTGTTGAGCGAGAAGGCGTAGCCGAACTCATTACCCTGCGGGCCGAAGAACCAGCCGGCGAAAGTCCCCGCGACCGTGTTGCTCGAATCGACCAGCACGTCGTCGAAGTTCTGGGTCGAGCCATCGATGCCCGTACTGCCGGTGAAGGTGCCGAGATCGGTCACGGTGCTCGACGTGCCACCGCCATTGAGGATCTCGCGGCCCTTGATTTCGAGCGTTACGTCGATCTCGCCCGTGGTCGGGTTGGCGGTCAGGCGCGAGGTCGAGTTGCTGATGGCATATGACGTGGTGGGGCCGGCCCCGGCGTTCTGGATCACGTATACCGAGCCGTAGAACCTGGTTTCAGCAAATTCGATATTCGACGATGGGCTGTCGTTGAGTTCGGTCGGAACGCCGAATGCGCAATACATGTTCGCCAGCCCGTTCGGTGTCTGGGCAACGATCTGGCCGAAACGCCCGTATTCGAGCCTCGAACTCGAAGAGTTGGTGGGTGAAAAGCTGGAGAAGCGCTCGGTGAAGCCGTTGCCGTTGACCTTGGCAAAGATCTCGAGCGCCGGATCGGTGCTGGCATCGCGGTCGGCGGCCGAAAATGACAGGGTGAAGCCTGCCGAAGTCAGGCCAAGTCCGTCGGACTGGATGTCGAATGCAGGCGCATCGCGGTTAGAGGTGAGGGTCACGCCCTGTCCGAACGGAGCGGCAGGGATCGCCGATCGCTGCGGGCCGACGAACTCGACGCCCGCACAGGAGGTGCGGAAAGTCTGCGTACCGGTTAGCTCGGCAAATTTCGCATATGTCGGGCTCGGCGCAGGCGTGCCGCCGCCGCTCGACCCGCCGCCGGATCCGCCGCCGCTCGTGCTGCCGCCACCGCCGCCGGTCGGTGGCGGGCTCGATCCTTCGCCGCCGCACGCAGCAACAGTCAGCGCCAGCAAGGCGGCGCCCACCAGTTTCATCGGTTTCATCAAGTGCTCCCCTAGAATTCGGCAGGGAGCATAATCTTCTCAATTATATGTAGTTTGTATTCGCGCGACATTCTCGGGTCGAATGGAGCGCTGCGTTACCTACTGTGGTGGAAAACCCACGAAGCGCGCCGCCTCCGAAACTTCACGGCGGGTGATCTTCACCGGGTTTGCCGGGAAATCAGGGTCGGGCCAACCCATGGCGACCGCTTTCATGATCACCTGGTCGTCCGGGATATTCGCATGTTCGCGCACGACGGGCGACTGCATGATGCCTTGCGAATTGATCACGCAGCCGAGCCCGCGGCTCCAGGCCGCATTGACGAGTGCCGTCGTGACCGCGCCGCAATCGAAAGCGGTATCGTCGCTGTCGGAGAGTTCCTTGTCGTAGGTTACGATAACGCACACCGGCGCATCGAACTGGCGAAAACCGCGAAGGACCCAGTCCTGCCGCTTTTCCTTGTCGTCGCGCTCGATGCCCATCGCCTCGAACAACTGGATGGCGCAGCCGACCTGGCGTTCGCGGTGAACGCCCTGGAACGGGTGCCCGCGCCGGAATTCGCGGCTGTCGGGAACCCCGGCGAGAATGTTTTCCGTGTTACCCTTGCGGATCCGGTCGAGCGGTTCGCCGGTGATGACATGGAAATGATAGGGCTGGGTGTTCATCGAGGAGGGCGAACGCATAGCGAGTTCGAGCACTTCCTCGATCAGTTCCTGCGGCACCGGCTTGTCGAGATAGCCGCGAATGCTGCGGCGTCCCATGACCACTTCGTCATAATTCATCTGCGTGCCGGACATGCTGTCTCCCCAGTTTCGTTTCGAGACTGGTTAGCAGGCACTGGCGATGTGTCGAGTGGCTTAGCTCAGGCCGCCGACGGAAACTTCCATGAACTGGGGCCGGGATTCGTCGCGCTTGCCCTCGGTCGGGCCGGCAGTACCCGGCTTCGCTGGCAGGCCAGCGGCCGCGATGGTGTAGCGTGAAACGCGGTGACGGGTGCACAGGCCCCCGGCGCCGTCGCTGACGAGCGGGGTTTCGAATTCGACGCCGAACTCGCTGCCCTTGACGCGCATGACGGTGCACACCGCAAGCTGGCCTTCGCCCATGTCGAGGACGAGCTGCACGCCCGGTTCCAGCCCGACGATGCCCTCGAGCCCTGCGCCATTGCGCGAGAGGTCGCGCATCACCGCGTTGTAGTAATAATCCTCGTGGATCGCGCCCACTCGGCGGAAGACCGAGCGGCGGTCGGGGCGATAAACATCGGGGCCGTCCGGCTCGATCTTGAATTCGCCCGAAGCAAGCCGGCGGTCGATTTCCTCGACCGGCAGCGGCTTGGAATAGATGAAGCCCTGGACGAGCTTGGCGCCCTTTTCCTTGACCACTTCGAGCTGGTCGAACGCTTCGACGCCTTCGACCGTCGTTTCCATGTTGAGCGCGTTCGACAGGCCGACGATGGCGGCGATGATCTTGGCGCTGTTCTTGTCCTTCTGGGTACAGCTGTCGACGAAGCTCTTGTCGACCTTGATCTTGTCGAACGGAGCGGCGCGCAGGTAGCTGAGCGAGGAATAGCCTGTACCGAAATCGTCGAGCGCGAGCCGCACGCCGAGGTCCTTCAGGTTCTTGAAGGTGCGCTCGGTCTCGTCGCTATCGCCGACGAAGATG is a window of Erythrobacter sp. HKB08 DNA encoding:
- a CDS encoding type III PLP-dependent enzyme gives rise to the protein MHIYPDARSVVRDLAPDEPVILNRPHAAARAARFFNEKFPGKSLYAVKANPSPELLQILWDNGISHYDVASIAEVRLARETLPDATLCFMHPVKTPRAIREAYHTHGVKTFSLDTVEELEKIVDACRDEEGNAAKDLRLLVRMRVSSEYSELSLAAKFGAELADAAELLQTVRQHCDWLGVCFHVGSQAMTPFAYVTALDRVRAAIAEASVVIDVIDVGGGFPSIYPGMEPPPLEDYFAIIAKHFEALPIAYNAELWCEPGRALCAEYSSLIVKVEKRRGEELYINDGAYGALYDAAHVGWRFPLAALEDDLRDPEMDFSFYGPTCDDADFMQGPFPLPSDIQAGDYIEIGMLGAYGTAMKTGFNGFGNAEQVLVADDPMMSLYDGSRVQPEADNVVSLR
- a CDS encoding 2-hydroxychromene-2-carboxylate isomerase; this encodes MSVKVEFFFDLSSPWTRLAFANIRKTLDGLDYELVWRPFLVGGVFNAVNPAVYESRKPENAARLARSFGWLKQWAELAGVAMNFPSEYHPLKSFHAMRFCCALEDDQQALEAFAQAAFEAYFTDARNLDDPAELAAVASEAGFDGPAIGAQAASQPIKDRLRSNTDEAIERGAFGSPTIFVDGEHMYFGNDQLPLVRQRVVGLA
- a CDS encoding carboxynorspermidine decarboxylase; its protein translation is METKAGDPGAFAHFDLNRVDSPAFVVDAAKLRANLQVLAEIRDVADIKMLSALKAFSMWSVAPIIGEYLDGVCTSGLWEARLASEFYDGEISTYCAAYKPDELEEVCRLSDHVIFNSPQQIERARLILEQARHTSGDFDIGLRLNPQVPTGEVPRYDPSSPGSRLGFPIDQLEPEHMEGIDGIHFHNLCEQDFEPLHRTWDKVFDAIEPYFGQLKWINMGGGHHITRADYQREELVEFLKDAKDDTGAEIYLEPGEAVALDAGILVGTILDAGVNEVPFAITDVSATCHMPDVIEAPYRPAMLHENPQSGNSPVRLGGPSCLAGDVIGDYHLPVPCEPGQRIAFLDQAHYSMVKTNTFNGVPLPSIWLWDSETDALEQVKSFDYEDFRNRLS
- a CDS encoding glutathione S-transferase N-terminal domain-containing protein, producing the protein MIEFFTAPAPNGWKVAIMLEECGLEYEPRWVNLGAGDQHTEEFLAINPNGRIPAITDHAPADGGGPLTIFESGAVLLYLAEKSGQFLPRDVRGISAVRQWLFWQVGHLGPTLGQHGHFHLYAQEKLPYAIDRFHREALRVYGVMDGQLSREEYIAGPEYTVADMACFPWVRTWKAQGIPLADFPHVKRWYDALKEREGLRRGVALGSELQRSGEMDPETRKNLFGGGGQAQ
- a CDS encoding nitroreductase, which encodes MSGTQMNYDEVVMGRRSIRGYLDKPVPQELIEEVLELAMRSPSSMNTQPYHFHVITGEPLDRIRKGNTENILAGVPDSREFRRGHPFQGVHRERQVGCAIQLFEAMGIERDDKEKRQDWVLRGFRQFDAPVCVIVTYDKELSDSDDTAFDCGAVTTALVNAAWSRGLGCVINSQGIMQSPVVREHANIPDDQVIMKAVAMGWPDPDFPANPVKITRREVSEAARFVGFPPQ